One Malus domestica chromosome 11, GDT2T_hap1 genomic region harbors:
- the LOC103422824 gene encoding sec14 cytosolic factor-like: MGDTSRRIPSEANLVMSGKRKSQNHIVASRSKGTLQDAVSLRIGNGVVSQAALFLLKMAALEIVRRFSRAKCPWAWRGFQALQFLCYPPFKWLQRFAPFKALVNGMQVVSKPLLVLSIATTFSDEAELFDRTSDGINNSDANIEVQSEVLSECINDSTLDPRAPDQFPQNVEPEMWLVELHKELERQGISLPERIDKGELRRFYTAANGDFSCLLSSVKKTIRWRETYGILSVQELETWSNVVFWHGFDVKHRPCLIVRLGLACTSFPSHDRPRFAQAIISQVENGVYHLLDATNAQITVVVDCEGLTPLKIPMQVMRTCSSLLQDHFPNRLGCLFVIRLPPMLRVIAQTFIQVLKPNTREKLRIEGKRYQKILSEYLEALPFYLGGNCLCKICTEMQHPRPNEVVKTQLRANLHEGRNPLPAHPTYEIAVDPEGNWEQLVRTAIIGLLMVWVSIAFLSLIFDPESRPFPFSFQ; encoded by the exons ATGGGGGACACATCGCGTAGAATCCCTTCAGAAGCCAATTTGGTTATGAGTGGAAAGAGGAAGTCGCAGAATCATATAGTTGCTTCTCGTTCCAAGGGCACTCTGCAGGATGCAGTGTCGCTTCGAATTGGGAATGGCGTGGTGAGCCAGGCCGCGTTGTTTCTGCTCAAAATGGCTGCATTGGAGATAGTAAGGCGGTTCTCAAGGGCCAAATGCCCGTGGGCATGGCGTGGCTTCCAGGCTTTGCAATTTCTGTGTTACCCTCCATTCAAATGGCTTCAAAGATTTGCGCCCTTCAAGGCTTTGGTCAATGGCATGCAG GTAGTTTCGAAACCATTACTAGTGCTTTCCATTGCAACGACATTCTCTGATGAAGCAGAGCTCTTTGATAGAACCTCTGATGGCATCAACAATTCTGATGCAAACATAGAAGTGCAGTCAGAAGTGTTGTCTGAGTGTATTAACGATTCTactttggatccaag GGCTCCTGATCAATTTCCTCAAAATGTAGAACCTGAAATGTGGTTGGTAGAACTCCATAAAGAGCTTGAAAGACAAGGGATTAGCTTGCCAGAAAG AATTGATAAGGGGGAACTTCGTAGGTTTTACACTGCTGCAAACGGAGACTTCTCTTGCTTGCTATCATCAGTAAAGAAGACAATCCGTTGGAGGGAGACTTATGGAATACTTTCAGTACAGGAGCTTGAGACGTGGTCAAATGTGGTGTTCTGGCATGGATTTGATGTTAAACACCGACCTTGCCTCATAGTACGACTTGGGCTAGCTTGCACTAGCTTCCCATCTCATGATAGACCTCGCTTTGCTCAAGCAATTA TTTCCCAAGTAGAGAATGGAGTCTATCATTTGCTTGATGCCACCAATGCTCAAATTACAGTTGTAGTAGATTGTGAAGGTCTAACGCCGTTGAAAATTCCCATGCAAGTTATGAGGACCTGTTCTTCTCTTTTGCAAGATCACTTCCCCAACCGTCTTGGCTGTCTGTTTGTTATTCGGCTTCCTCCAATGCTTCGTGTTATTGCCCAAACCTTTATTCAA GTTTTGAAACCTAATACTCGAGAGAAGTTGAGAATTGAAGGTAAGAGGTACCAGAAGATTCTCTCTGAGTACCTTGAGGCACTTCCATTTTATCTTGGTGGCAATTGCCTGTGCAAAATATGTACAGAGATGCAGCATCCTCGCCCAAATGAAGTTGTCAAGACACAGCTGAGAGCAAATTTGCACGAGGGTCGGAATCCACTTCCAGCCCATCCAACTTATGAGATTGCGGTTGACCCGGAAGGTAACTGGGAGCAGTTGGTGAGGACTGCCATAATTGGTCTCCTTATGGTATGGGTTTCCATAGCATTCCTTTCTTTAATCTTTGATCCTGAAAGCCGTCCCTTTCCCTTTTCATTTCAGTGA